In Lathyrus oleraceus cultivar Zhongwan6 chromosome 2, CAAS_Psat_ZW6_1.0, whole genome shotgun sequence, the DNA window TCATTCACACGGTAAATTCCCCAATCTCATACTTCATTGACGACATCTTGTCCATGCTCACCGCACCAATTTGTTGTGACAAATGTCATACCAGAAACGAATAAAACTATGAGAAATATTAAGTTTCTTGAACAAATACAAGAAAATCTTTTAGTTTTACGAAAGAGAGAGAAGAGGGAAGAACAAGAACAAGAATTGGTTAAAACCATATTTCCTATTCACTGTTTCAATTAGGATAAAAAATGTTAGAAGTGAATAACAACAACCCTTTTTTAACCCTCTCTCAACAACCTGAGACAACAACCTATTTATAGACTACATACTAACTTAATCATTAGGTTAACTTAAACACTAAGCTAACTTAACCAACAAGCTAACTTATACAATTGCATGCTAGAACATGCTTCGACTACATCACACACATCTTCGACTTCTGCATGCTTGAACAAACTTCAATTACAACATGCATAACTTCTGTCGAAATACGAAACTATCCCTATCGagactagagttcgatccaaaaTACCACACtagtaaaaaaaataaacaacCTTTGAGCATTACTTATGATTTCGCAAACCAAAATATACAACAATAATAGTAGACTTAATGCATCTTTTGATCCCTTAACTTAATTTAATATTTCACTTTGATCCCTTATCTAATTAACGTTACATTTTAATCCTTTAAATAAAATTTCGTTAGCCAATTTAGTCTATTTGGTTAACTTTTAACTTTAAATTTATTTGATGATACACTATTGTTGAGTGTCCACCAtatgctttatttttattttttaattttaaccATTTGATATTTTTGATGAATTCTACACATTTGGATCTTAATGGTCTATTAACTATATCGGTACATCATCAACACTTAATATATTTTTTACctatcttcatcttcttccccttctcatcttcatcttcatcaatatcttCATTAAATTTCCCGGAAAATTTCAGAAAATTCATCGAACAAATTATAGTTTCCTTTCGCTTTCAATTACAACAATCAAATAAATCCTATCCAACAAGATACATCTTCATCAATATCTTCATTATTCATCAATATCTTCATAAAAAAACCTGTCGAACAACAATGTTCTTAGCTTTAGCAAAGAACTACATTTGTTGCTTTACAAGAACccatttcaaattattttttttttaaaactttcTCAATATCTTACCCAATATAACTCTTAACATAAGGGGAATGAAACTTACATAATTTACGGATTAATATTagaaataaattaatatttttcaaTTCTGCTGTTAGTTCATTCAAAACAATTAGAGAAAAATTAGATCAATATTAGAGATTCTAAGAAACAAATTAATATTTTTCAATTCTTCAAAATCAAATACCAGGTCTCTACGTTTTGCCCTAACACTAGTTTTAGTAATTTAACTCTTTTTAGTAGACATGAAAAGGCCCCGACAGCTTATCCAACCAAAAAAATGGATAAGATGAAATCAAATAAAAAATCAATATCACTCTACATTTATTTTATATAAAACTTATATATTTTAAGTAACTAAAATTATATACTTCGATTTCCTAATTAAAAAGAAGCAAAACATAGCGTAATGGTAAAAAATAACTAAACATAAGCACAAGGGATGCTGCTGATAGCTAGATGGCACGGAGAGTCATTACACGAAGTCATTAACATAACAAAAATACAAACAAGAAATGGATTCTGTAAACAAATCGACGAATTTTCTTACACAAATCAGCGGAATGGATTATATAAAAGGAGGCAAAGTACTAACAACAACGATGATATTTGATATATTACACAGAATAACACATTCACCACTTTTTACTCGAAATGAAACTCATGTTCACATATACATAGTGATTTATCTTAACTTTTTTTGTTGAACACCCAACATTATTTATTACACTTAATACATGCATGCATGCATGATATAATCAGTTACCATTGTTGGAAACACCACCATGTCCACCTCCACCACGAtaaccaccaccaccaccatgATTGTATCCTCCTCCGCCTCCATGGTTGTAGCCTCCTCCACGACGATTGTAACCACCGCCGCCACCATGATTGTAGCCTCCTCCACCACGATTGTAACCACCTCTACCATAAGGTTCGTAGCCTCCCCCGTTATATTTGGTATCATTTAGTTCATCTGACCTTTCAACAACCTCTGCATACATACCATAATTTGTGAATTATTAAATTCATAAGAAATAAATCTTTAACATTATAGATAACCCCTACTATTTAATAAGTTTTAATAAAACAGCATATGTAGTCATATTTTGGAgactaaaataaaaaacataataTACCATCTTTTGTATTAGTTGAAGTCTCGGTTAAGTCCCTAGCTGACGCTTGTGAAGAAATAAGAAGAACCATGGCCAATAGACCAAGGATGAGAATTGCTATTTTGGAATCCATTGTACTCAACTCAAGATCGATTGAAATGTGATATTTGGTGGGGAAGGATGAGAAAATAGTAAGAAAGTGTGGTCTATATATAAGGGAAGGAAGTAGAAATTAATACGGAACCTTTACTTGGTAGTTGGGATAGAGCTAATCTGTATTAATTCAATCCTGTCTACTTGCTATTAGGTGAAAGTGACCGTTTGAAATCATAGTACTGCTAAATACTAGGTATCTCGTGCTACCTTGTGGTGCTGCTATCCAAATAATCCACACACATTATTATGGTGGCCCAACTCGCCACATTTGAAGAACTTGACAAAAGTGGGAGTCTCTCTCCCATTTGATTTTTTCTCATATGAAGCTCTCTATATCCCTTTATCAGTTAGAGTACTATACGACTTTCTATGATACTGATTCTTTATTTTCCTCTCACTAAGACTCTTATAGTGAGTGGAACAAGTCTTGCAGTCCTCATCATAAATCCTACACTTATTTGCCAATGTAGGAAACGTGCGAATCTCCTGATCGCCAATACGCCGCTTAATCTCAGGTcgcagtccgttttcaaacttaACGCACTTCGACCCCTCCACAGATGCACCATTGTAGTGTGGACAAAACTTCACAAGTTCCTCGAACTTGGCAGCATACTTAGGAACGATCATGTTTCCTTGCTTCAACTTAAGGAATTCATTCTCCTTCTTGCTACGCATATCCTCAGAAAAATACTTCTCCAGGAATTGCACTCTaaacaccgcccaagtgatctcaaCACCAACAACCTCTAGTCTTTGGCGTGAATTGCGTCACCAGTCTTTGGCTTCTTCAGATAACATGTGAGTTCCAAACAATACTTATTGTTCCTAGTACAAactgtagcagtaaattcatgatcatcaagctatggataagttagacatcaaataacaagagtcgccaccgcgtttttattg includes these proteins:
- the LOC127118060 gene encoding dormancy-associated protein 2-like: MDSKIAILILGLLAMVLLISSQASARDLTETSTNTKDEVVERSDELNDTKYNGGGYEPYGRGGYNRGGGGYNHGGGGGYNRRGGGYNHGGGGGYNHGGGGGYRGGGGHGGVSNNGN